From the genome of Leptotrichia hongkongensis, one region includes:
- a CDS encoding tRNA (cytidine(34)-2'-O)-methyltransferase, with the protein MNIVLLNPEIHVNTGNIGRTCVLTNTKLHLIKPLGFELDDKKIKRAGLDYWKDVQLFVWENLEHFWQENIENSNAKIYFATTKTKQRYTDVKFNDNDYIMFGPESRGIPEEILNKYKENNITIPMLPLGRSLNLSNAVAIVLFEALRQNNFEY; encoded by the coding sequence ATGAACATAGTTCTATTAAATCCAGAAATTCACGTAAATACAGGAAATATAGGAAGAACTTGTGTCTTAACAAACACAAAATTACATTTAATAAAACCTCTCGGTTTTGAACTGGATGATAAGAAAATAAAGCGTGCAGGACTAGACTACTGGAAAGATGTACAGCTTTTCGTATGGGAAAACTTGGAACACTTTTGGCAGGAAAACATCGAAAACAGCAATGCAAAAATCTATTTTGCAACAACAAAAACAAAACAGAGATACACAGATGTAAAATTTAATGACAACGATTATATAATGTTTGGGCCTGAATCACGTGGGATACCTGAAGAAATATTAAATAAATACAAGGAAAACAATATCACGATTCCAATGCTTCCGCTTGGACGTTCGCTGAATTTGTCAAATGCTGTGGCGATTGTGCTGTTTGAAGCTTTGAGACAGAATAATTTTGAATATTAA
- the thyA gene encoding thymidylate synthase, with product MKQYLDMVKYVLDNGIKKENRTGVDTISTFAYSYKVDLSKGYPLLTTKKMYFNSMLHELFWYLSGEEHIKNLRKKTKIWDAWADGEGRLETAYGRFWRRYPVPEIPLDGEVFADENNPWVTREENGQLVFDQIQYIIDTLKEMKTNPNHKNGRRMIVLAWNPGNATISKLPPCHYTFAFNVLGNKLNCHLTQRSGDIALGIPFNLACYSLLTMMIAKECGYEVGEFAHTIIDAHIYENHIEGLKEQLTREPLKLARINIADKPFNELTFEDITLEDYESHPVIKFEVAV from the coding sequence ATGAAACAATATCTGGATATGGTTAAGTATGTACTTGACAATGGAATAAAAAAAGAAAATAGGACAGGAGTTGATACAATTTCTACTTTTGCGTATTCATATAAAGTAGATTTGAGCAAAGGTTATCCACTTTTGACAACAAAAAAAATGTATTTTAACTCGATGTTGCATGAACTTTTCTGGTATTTATCAGGAGAAGAGCATATTAAGAACTTACGAAAAAAAACAAAAATATGGGATGCCTGGGCAGATGGGGAAGGAAGGCTGGAAACGGCTTATGGAAGATTCTGGAGAAGATATCCTGTACCTGAAATTCCATTAGATGGAGAAGTTTTTGCTGATGAGAATAATCCTTGGGTAACTAGAGAAGAAAATGGACAGCTTGTATTTGACCAGATTCAGTATATCATTGACACTCTAAAGGAAATGAAAACAAATCCTAATCATAAAAATGGAAGAAGAATGATAGTTTTAGCTTGGAATCCAGGAAATGCAACAATCAGTAAATTGCCGCCATGCCATTATACTTTTGCATTTAATGTTCTTGGTAATAAACTTAACTGTCATTTGACTCAAAGAAGCGGAGATATTGCACTTGGGATACCATTTAATCTAGCTTGTTATTCATTGCTTACAATGATGATTGCAAAAGAATGCGGATATGAAGTCGGAGAATTTGCTCACACAATAATTGATGCTCACATTTATGAAAATCATATTGAAGGGCTAAAGGAGCAACTGACAAGAGAACCGTTAAAACTTGCTAGAATAAATATAGCAGACAAGCCATTTAATGAATTGACATTCGAGGATATTACGTTAGAAGATTATGAAAGCCATCCTGTAATTAAATTTGAAGTTGCGGTTTAA
- a CDS encoding dihydrofolate reductase, whose amino-acid sequence MFSLIVAVGKNNEIGKNNQLLWHIPEDLKNFKKITTGKTVIMGRNTYKSIGRALPNRTNIVLSRNFLETDEKVKEDKKKYENETTKLEFYDDFQKVIEKYKDLKEEIFIIGGGEIYKKSLEMGIIKRIYMSHVDFSDNEADAYFPKIDLDKWITLTEENHDGWKFCIYEKFNG is encoded by the coding sequence ATGTTTAGCTTAATAGTCGCTGTTGGGAAAAATAATGAAATTGGAAAAAATAATCAGCTTTTGTGGCATATTCCTGAAGATTTGAAAAACTTTAAGAAAATAACGACAGGAAAGACGGTTATTATGGGAAGAAATACTTATAAAAGTATAGGTAGAGCTTTACCGAACCGAACGAATATAGTTTTATCTAGGAATTTTTTGGAAACAGATGAGAAAGTTAAAGAAGATAAAAAAAAATATGAAAATGAAACTACAAAGCTGGAGTTTTATGATGATTTTCAAAAAGTTATCGAAAAGTATAAAGATTTGAAAGAAGAAATTTTTATTATTGGTGGAGGTGAGATTTACAAAAAATCTCTTGAAATGGGAATTATAAAAAGGATTTATATGAGTCATGTTGATTTTTCTGATAATGAAGCGGATGCTTATTTTCCAAAGATAGATTTGGATAAATGGATAACTTTGACAGAAGAAAATCATGATGGCTGGAAATTTTGTATTTATGAAAAATTTAATGGATAG
- a CDS encoding TetR/AcrR family transcriptional regulator: MPRLKFTKEVVVEAGYELMKKEGFQNVSVRKIANYLKCSTAPIYFNFNTVDELKEEIIDKCKEKLKKYLYGNYAERKILSGAIGFVIFAREEKELFRTIFLDTTERFEKLYEVTLREFLTKENLLESFPALEEEEAKNVINKIWYFLFGYATMLCTRLDDNYRKNETNEVIENKISDIVKHFKMQI, encoded by the coding sequence ATGCCTAGACTTAAATTTACAAAAGAAGTGGTGGTTGAGGCTGGATATGAGTTAATGAAAAAAGAAGGTTTTCAAAATGTAAGTGTCAGAAAAATAGCAAATTATCTGAAGTGTTCTACGGCGCCTATTTACTTTAACTTTAATACAGTAGATGAATTAAAGGAAGAAATTATAGACAAGTGTAAGGAAAAATTAAAAAAATACTTATATGGAAATTATGCTGAAAGAAAAATATTGAGTGGAGCAATTGGTTTTGTGATATTCGCTAGAGAAGAAAAGGAATTATTTAGGACAATTTTTCTTGATACAACAGAAAGATTTGAAAAACTTTATGAAGTAACACTTCGAGAGTTCTTGACAAAAGAAAATCTGCTGGAAAGTTTTCCTGCATTAGAGGAAGAAGAGGCTAAAAACGTCATAAATAAAATATGGTATTTTCTATTTGGTTATGCAACTATGCTTTGTACAAGACTTGATGATAATTATAGAAAAAATGAGACTAATGAAGTTATAGAAAATAAGATTTCCGATATAGTAAAACATTTTAAAATGCAAATATAA
- a CDS encoding lysophospholipid acyltransferase family protein produces MNKYKLLGSILHLVYRILSFMTRKEYFYADGVKINEPNIIVFWHRKIFTVCNATRIIDKKASIVSASKDGEILAELLRREGNELIRGSSNRDNIKSLKEAMKYAKKDYTLGIAIDGPSGPIFEPKAGAIFIAQKTGMPIVPVSSYCSKKWIFKNMWDKLEIPVPFSKCVHYVAEPFYLTKETTLEESIKLVKEKIHQAGNKAFEIYNEKYNKNKNVEFNEESFK; encoded by the coding sequence ATGAATAAATATAAACTTTTAGGTTCTATTCTTCATCTTGTATACAGGATATTAAGTTTTATGACTAGAAAAGAATATTTTTATGCAGATGGCGTTAAAATAAACGAACCTAATATCATTGTTTTTTGGCACAGAAAAATTTTTACAGTATGTAATGCTACACGAATTATTGACAAAAAGGCTTCCATCGTAAGTGCCTCAAAGGATGGAGAAATCTTAGCAGAATTACTTAGAAGAGAAGGAAATGAATTAATACGAGGTTCGTCGAATAGGGACAATATAAAAAGTTTGAAAGAAGCTATGAAATATGCCAAAAAAGATTATACTCTTGGAATTGCGATTGATGGTCCGAGCGGTCCTATTTTTGAGCCAAAAGCGGGTGCAATTTTTATAGCACAAAAAACAGGAATGCCGATTGTTCCGGTCAGTTCTTACTGCAGTAAAAAATGGATTTTTAAAAATATGTGGGACAAACTTGAAATACCTGTTCCATTTTCTAAATGTGTTCATTATGTTGCAGAGCCATTTTACTTAACAAAGGAAACAACTTTAGAAGAGTCGATAAAATTAGTAAAAGAAAAAATACATCAGGCTGGAAATAAGGCATTCGAAATTTACAATGAAAAATATAACAAAAATAAGAATGTTGAATTTAATGAAGAAAGTTTTAAATAA
- the metG gene encoding methionine--tRNA ligase: protein MSKAFYITTPIYYPNAAPHVGTAYTTIICDVVSRYKRLTGEEVGFMTGVDEHGQKIQEAAEKNGFTPQQWVDKMSLNFTTLWEKLNISNTDFMRTTQEKHLKTVKEIIKRVHDKGDIYRGEYVGKYSVSEETFVPENQLVDGKYMGKEVIDVKETSYFFKLSKYENALLEHIEKKPDFIKPEGKKNEVIAFIKQGLQDLSISRTTFDWGIPLELEEGHIIYVWFDALNIYLTGAGFSTDTEQFDKFWTNGTVNHVVGKDILRFHAIIWPAMLMSAGIKLPDTIAAHGWWTVEGEKMSKSLGNVVNPEEEVEKYGLDAFRYYLMREATFGQDADYSKKAMVQRINADLANDLGNLLNRTIGMQKKYFNSEVVLNEVEESFDIEIKELWKNTLIDLDKHINNYQFSEALKDIWKFISRMNKYIDECEPWKLSKDESQKDRLSTVMYNLVDSLYKIAVLISPFMPETAQKMINQLGLEKDVTKLHLDDIKEWKSYPVGNRLNEAVPLFPRIELEEEPKKEYNEDLKIENPITIDDFNKIEIKVVQIEKVEKIENADKLLKFIVNTGKEKRQIISGIAKWYPNEQELVGKKVQAILNLKPVELKGELSQGMLLTATEKKKTKLIIIDDEIKIGTTVK, encoded by the coding sequence ATGTCAAAAGCATTTTACATAACAACGCCAATTTACTATCCTAATGCGGCACCACACGTGGGAACAGCATATACAACAATAATTTGTGATGTTGTTTCTAGATACAAAAGATTAACTGGTGAAGAAGTTGGCTTTATGACTGGAGTCGATGAGCATGGGCAGAAAATTCAGGAAGCAGCTGAAAAAAATGGATTTACGCCACAGCAATGGGTAGATAAAATGTCTCTTAATTTCACAACTTTATGGGAAAAGTTAAATATTTCAAATACAGATTTTATGAGAACAACACAAGAAAAACATTTGAAAACTGTAAAAGAAATAATAAAGAGGGTGCATGACAAGGGAGATATTTATAGAGGAGAATATGTTGGTAAATATAGCGTTTCAGAGGAAACTTTTGTACCTGAAAATCAGCTTGTTGATGGAAAATATATGGGAAAAGAAGTCATTGATGTAAAAGAAACTTCGTATTTCTTTAAATTATCTAAGTATGAAAATGCACTGTTAGAACATATTGAAAAAAAACCTGATTTTATAAAGCCTGAAGGTAAGAAAAATGAAGTAATTGCCTTTATAAAACAAGGGCTTCAAGATTTATCAATTTCAAGAACTACATTTGACTGGGGAATACCATTAGAACTGGAAGAAGGGCATATAATTTATGTGTGGTTTGACGCTTTGAATATTTATCTGACAGGAGCAGGATTTTCGACTGATACAGAACAGTTTGATAAATTCTGGACTAATGGAACTGTAAATCATGTAGTAGGAAAAGATATTCTGAGATTTCACGCTATTATCTGGCCTGCGATGCTAATGTCGGCTGGGATAAAGTTGCCTGATACGATTGCAGCACATGGATGGTGGACTGTAGAAGGTGAAAAAATGTCAAAATCACTTGGAAATGTTGTTAATCCAGAGGAAGAAGTTGAAAAATATGGACTTGACGCTTTTAGATACTATCTGATGAGAGAGGCGACTTTTGGTCAGGATGCTGATTATTCTAAAAAGGCAATGGTTCAGAGAATAAATGCTGACTTGGCAAACGATTTAGGAAATTTGCTTAATAGAACGATTGGAATGCAAAAAAAATATTTTAATTCAGAAGTTGTATTAAATGAAGTTGAAGAAAGTTTTGATATTGAAATTAAGGAATTATGGAAAAATACATTGATTGATTTGGATAAGCATATAAATAATTATCAATTTTCTGAGGCATTAAAGGATATTTGGAAATTTATTTCAAGAATGAATAAATACATTGATGAATGTGAGCCTTGGAAACTTTCAAAGGATGAAAGCCAAAAAGATAGATTGTCAACAGTTATGTATAATTTAGTGGATTCACTTTACAAAATTGCAGTGCTTATTTCACCATTTATGCCAGAAACTGCACAAAAAATGATAAATCAGTTAGGACTTGAAAAAGATGTTACAAAATTACATTTAGATGATATAAAAGAATGGAAAAGTTATCCTGTTGGAAATCGGTTAAATGAAGCAGTTCCGCTGTTCCCAAGAATTGAATTGGAAGAGGAGCCAAAAAAAGAATACAATGAGGACTTGAAAATTGAAAATCCAATTACAATAGATGATTTTAATAAAATTGAAATAAAAGTTGTTCAAATTGAAAAAGTAGAGAAAATTGAAAATGCGGATAAATTGTTAAAATTCATTGTAAATACTGGAAAAGAGAAAAGGCAGATAATTTCTGGAATTGCAAAATGGTATCCAAATGAACAAGAACTAGTTGGGAAAAAAGTACAGGCTATACTGAATTTAAAACCAGTAGAATTAAAAGGAGAATTATCACAAGGAATGCTACTGACAGCAACTGAAAAGAAAAAAACGAAACTTATAATTATTGACGATGAAATAAAGATTGGAACTACTGTAAAATAA
- a CDS encoding SEL1-like repeat protein encodes MKKWIYIMIASLFLVACSKTDNGYDALERGLIGILEKKDYEYIMKNINESAKAGNEYVYGLAYTYLAENGTMFFNRYMKKSKGLAEYYQALLLQQTNGDESQIIDLLESSAKQGNVKAYYVIGTIYENKLEFTKAQEYLKKGRDANEIYALYSYEYNKNLMNFYKRIEELNKKLNDGSISVEEKKELGTLVLEKVSNTEKAYDILKDFLSENYSPALYAKAKLLENDDKEEEAVQIYNQIFSQNKYYLAAFELASRLVKGEKNYNLALKMLEDTNSDEVLILGYKGFIYENLKDFAKAEEFYQKAANKNDIDAMNYLGRLYETQKEIKKAKNIYNKAYLLGSISAGYKLAYILEDMEKEKNPSKAEENQVKQSKEAKKILERLASSGDDYSMVDLSLYYPETDKMVRTLNLQAAAKLNTTAFYNLGVYYYNKKNKQKSKFYFKVAKENGYDIGEIFDAYLGN; translated from the coding sequence ATGAAAAAATGGATATATATAATGATTGCATCATTATTTTTAGTAGCTTGTTCAAAAACAGATAATGGTTATGATGCACTTGAAAGAGGACTTATTGGAATCCTTGAAAAAAAGGATTATGAATATATTATGAAAAATATAAATGAATCAGCAAAAGCTGGAAATGAATATGTTTACGGACTTGCCTATACCTATCTTGCTGAAAATGGAACTATGTTCTTTAACAGATACATGAAAAAAAGTAAAGGGCTTGCTGAATACTATCAAGCGCTTTTATTGCAGCAGACAAACGGAGACGAAAGCCAAATCATAGATCTTTTGGAAAGTTCTGCAAAACAGGGAAATGTAAAAGCTTATTATGTAATAGGGACTATATATGAAAATAAGCTTGAATTTACAAAAGCACAGGAATATTTGAAAAAAGGAAGAGATGCTAATGAAATTTATGCACTTTATTCTTATGAATACAACAAAAATTTGATGAATTTTTATAAAAGAATAGAGGAATTAAATAAAAAATTAAATGATGGAAGCATTTCAGTAGAAGAAAAAAAGGAACTCGGAACTTTAGTTTTGGAAAAAGTTTCTAATACTGAAAAAGCTTACGATATTTTAAAAGACTTTTTGTCTGAAAATTACTCGCCTGCACTTTACGCAAAAGCAAAATTGCTGGAAAATGATGATAAAGAAGAGGAAGCAGTACAAATTTACAACCAGATATTTTCACAAAATAAATATTATCTTGCAGCATTTGAACTTGCTTCACGGCTTGTAAAAGGAGAAAAAAATTATAATCTTGCATTAAAAATGCTGGAAGATACAAACTCAGATGAAGTCTTAATTTTAGGATACAAAGGGTTTATCTATGAAAATTTAAAAGATTTTGCAAAAGCTGAAGAATTTTATCAAAAAGCGGCTAATAAAAATGATATTGATGCAATGAATTATCTAGGTCGTCTATATGAGACTCAAAAGGAAATAAAAAAAGCAAAAAATATCTATAATAAAGCATATTTGCTAGGATCAATATCGGCTGGATATAAACTTGCTTATATTCTAGAAGATATGGAAAAAGAGAAAAATCCATCAAAAGCTGAAGAAAATCAAGTAAAACAAAGCAAAGAAGCAAAAAAAATACTAGAAAGACTTGCAAGTAGTGGAGATGATTATTCAATGGTTGATTTGAGCCTTTACTATCCTGAAACTGATAAAATGGTACGGACTCTAAATCTACAGGCTGCCGCAAAACTTAATACAACAGCTTTCTACAACTTAGGAGTTTATTACTATAATAAAAAAAATAAACAAAAATCAAAATTTTATTTTAAAGTAGCTAAAGAAAATGGTTATGATATTGGAGAAATTTTTGATGCTTACTTAGGAAACTAA
- a CDS encoding DUF5105 domain-containing protein: protein MKKYILLLLSIILMTISCGRDAVAKRMFEQHMKIIQSGDMNKIKKWDSSMNAPEIGIVLEGFKKITYKINKVETKDKTATVNVTIKYPDYSTFENEFHSMITEKYKSSNIASKSESDKIFIQEATKFFNEKIKENKLSYNEKTINIILEKQGNNWVLDGEKNLEFVSILTLGLDK, encoded by the coding sequence ATGAAAAAATATATCTTATTGTTGTTAAGTATTATTCTAATGACTATAAGCTGTGGAAGGGATGCTGTCGCTAAAAGAATGTTTGAACAGCATATGAAAATTATTCAATCTGGAGATATGAATAAGATAAAAAAATGGGATTCATCAATGAATGCTCCTGAAATTGGAATTGTACTTGAAGGATTTAAAAAAATTACCTACAAAATAAATAAAGTTGAGACAAAAGATAAAACAGCCACAGTAAATGTTACTATAAAGTACCCTGATTATAGCACTTTTGAAAATGAATTTCATAGTATGATTACTGAAAAATATAAATCTTCAAATATAGCTTCAAAATCAGAGAGTGATAAGATATTTATTCAAGAAGCAACTAAATTCTTTAATGAGAAAATAAAAGAAAACAAATTATCTTATAATGAAAAAACAATAAATATAATTTTGGAAAAACAAGGAAATAACTGGGTTTTAGATGGAGAAAAAAATTTAGAGTTTGTTTCTATTTTAACACTTGGATTAGATAAATAA
- a CDS encoding TlpA family protein disulfide reductase encodes MKKIILMMSLLLLFVASCGKEFSVDVDGKGKVPKFELKELNSNKTVDSEKIMNNGKKTLMIVAAEWCPHCKEELPEVQKFYDANKDKVNVVVVFTNSQTNLGKTQTYVKDNGYTFPAYFDENGAITRGFAVDGFPYNLKINNGKVEEKLELPVDFDSLTASFAK; translated from the coding sequence ATGAAAAAAATAATTTTAATGATGTCATTACTTTTATTATTTGTGGCATCTTGTGGAAAAGAATTTAGTGTTGATGTAGATGGGAAAGGAAAAGTTCCAAAATTTGAATTGAAGGAGTTAAATAGCAATAAAACTGTTGATAGTGAAAAAATTATGAACAATGGTAAAAAAACATTAATGATTGTTGCTGCTGAATGGTGTCCACATTGTAAGGAAGAGTTGCCTGAAGTTCAAAAATTTTATGATGCAAATAAAGATAAAGTTAATGTAGTAGTCGTATTTACAAATTCTCAGACTAATCTTGGAAAAACACAGACTTATGTGAAGGACAATGGATATACATTCCCTGCTTACTTTGATGAAAATGGTGCAATTACTCGTGGATTTGCAGTTGATGGATTTCCATACAATTTAAAAATAAATAATGGTAAAGTTGAAGAAAAACTTGAATTGCCAGTTGATTTTGATTCATTAACAGCTTCGTTTGCAAAATAG
- the rpsO gene encoding 30S ribosomal protein S15 has translation MALKPKKEIIEAYGKNAQDTGSAEVQVALLTDRISHLTAHLKTHPKDVHSRVGLLKMVGKRRRLLNYIKNRNVDDYRSLIEKLGIRK, from the coding sequence ATGGCATTAAAACCAAAAAAAGAAATTATTGAAGCATATGGAAAAAATGCTCAAGATACAGGATCTGCTGAAGTACAAGTTGCACTTCTTACAGACAGAATCAGTCATTTGACAGCTCACTTAAAAACACATCCTAAAGATGTGCATTCAAGAGTAGGATTACTAAAAATGGTTGGTAAAAGAAGAAGATTATTAAACTACATCAAAAATAGAAACGTTGATGATTATAGATCATTAATCGAAAAATTAGGAATCAGAAAATAG
- a CDS encoding lysophospholipid acyltransferase family protein: MKYKISEEITGFFVILIKKILSIFSLKTRYRIFESFGIAAYYLIKKRRLLTIDNIKNAFPEKNDKDIERIAKESYKTMGKMIMTSIFLEEITRDGNTVVENEELMRQACENNEKAVLIVSLHLGGFEAGSKMRDIRKFYAVFRNQKNKKINDLMTKWREEGGLNSLPLHDSDNLRKAINEKSIIALASDHYGKDVDVKFFGRETTGVAGPVLLSMKHKIPIVLAYAVFDGDVIRVKNKKIIEIEKQEKLKETMRYNMQKIYHEFEEIIREYPEQYMWQHKRWRNKKK; this comes from the coding sequence ATGAAATATAAAATAAGTGAAGAAATAACAGGATTTTTTGTTATTTTGATAAAAAAGATTTTGTCAATTTTTTCTCTTAAAACAAGATATAGAATTTTTGAAAGTTTCGGAATAGCAGCATATTATCTTATAAAAAAAAGACGTCTACTTACGATAGATAATATAAAAAATGCTTTTCCTGAAAAAAATGATAAAGACATTGAGAGAATTGCAAAAGAATCATATAAGACAATGGGAAAGATGATTATGACTTCTATTTTTTTGGAAGAGATTACACGAGATGGGAATACTGTTGTAGAAAATGAGGAGCTAATGAGACAGGCTTGTGAAAATAATGAAAAGGCTGTTTTAATTGTTTCGCTTCATCTTGGCGGATTTGAAGCTGGAAGTAAAATGAGGGATATAAGAAAGTTTTATGCTGTTTTTAGAAATCAGAAAAATAAAAAAATTAATGACTTGATGACAAAATGGCGTGAAGAGGGAGGACTTAATTCCTTGCCGTTACATGACAGCGATAATTTGAGAAAAGCAATAAATGAAAAATCAATAATTGCTCTTGCTTCAGATCATTATGGAAAAGATGTGGATGTAAAATTTTTTGGACGTGAAACAACAGGAGTTGCAGGACCTGTTTTGCTTTCTATGAAACATAAAATACCAATAGTCCTTGCGTATGCCGTGTTTGATGGAGATGTAATACGAGTTAAAAATAAGAAAATTATTGAAATAGAAAAGCAGGAAAAATTAAAGGAAACAATGCGATATAATATGCAAAAAATTTATCACGAATTTGAGGAAATTATCAGAGAATATCCAGAGCAGTATATGTGGCAGCATAAAAGATGGAGAAATAAGAAAAAATAG